One window of Parambassis ranga chromosome 3, fParRan2.1, whole genome shotgun sequence genomic DNA carries:
- the homer2 gene encoding homer protein homolog 2, producing the protein MGEQPIYTTRAHVFQIDPSTKKNWVPASKQAVTVSYFYDSTRNSYRIISVDGSKVIINSTITPNMTFTKTSQKFGQWADSRANTVFGLGFSSEQQLAKFADKFQEVKEAAKLARDKSQEKVDTLSNHSQESGRETPSANQASSINGTDDEKISHVGPEAALLKSENERLKTAVEQSNTNAKKWETELQTLRENNARLVDALQESSANVESWKKQLSACKEESDSLREKIAELEAQCNEANQEKQKNAQLSVRVQELEAELQDKEQELENLRKQAEIIPQLMTECESITAKLQAAETKNKELEGRIDGLQLDIDDSRQKQGNMKGELKKFMDILDGKIDELHEFRQGLSKLGVDN; encoded by the exons GGAGCAGCCGATCTATACCACCAGGGCCCATGTCTTCCAAATCGACCCATCCACTAAGAAAAACTGGGTTCCTGCCAGCAAACAGGCCGTCACCGTCTCCTATTTTTACGACAGCACACGCAACAGCTATCGCATCATCAGCGTGGATGGATCcaag GTGATCATCAACAGCACAATCACACCCAACATGACATTCACCAAGACATCACAGAAGTTCGGCCAGTGGGCAGACAGCAGGGCCAACACCGTGTTCGGACTGGGCTTCtcttcagagcagcagctggcaaAG TTTGCTGATAAGTTCCAGGAGGTAAAAGAAGCAGCCAAGCTAGCGCGGGATAAATCCCAAGAGAAGGTGGATACGTTGAGTAATCACTCCCAG GAATCTGGACGTGAGACACCGTCAGCCAACCAGGCGTCCAGCATTAACGGGACAGATGATGAGAAAATTTCACATGTCGGTCCGGAGGCCGCTCTGCTGAAGAGCGAGAACGAACGTCTCAAAACTGCAGTGGAACAGAG CAACACTAACGCCAAGAAGTGGGAAACGGAGCTTCAGACTTTAAGAGAAAATAATGCCAGGCTGGTGGATGCACTGCAGGAGTCTTCAGCTAATGTAGAGAGCTGGAAGAAACAGCTTAGTGCCTGCAAGGAGGAGAGTGACTCGCTCAGGGAAAAG ATTGCAGAATTAGAAGCCCAGTGTAATGAAGCCAACCAGGAGAAGCAGAAAAACGCCCAGCTCAGCGTTCGAGTGCAGGAGCtggaggctgagctgcaggacAAAGAACAG GAGCTGGAGAACCTGAGGAAGCAAGCAGAGATAATCCCTCAGCTCATGACGGAGTGCGAGAGCATCACCGCAAAACTGCAG gCTGCAGAGACGAAGAACAAAGAACTGGAGGGGAGGATAGACGGTCTTCAGCTGGACATAGACGACAGTCGACAAAAGCAGGGAAACATGAAGGGCGAGCTGAAGAAGTTCATGGATATTCTGGATGGAAAGATAGACGAGCTGCATGAGTTCAGGCAGGGGCTCTCCAAACTAGGTGTTGATAACTGA